Proteins encoded by one window of Dietzia sp. B32:
- the tpiA gene encoding triose-phosphate isomerase — MARTPLIAGNWKMNLNHLEAIALVQKVAFALPDKYLEKVDVAFIAPFTDIRGVQIVIEGDKLGFAYGAQDVSVHESGAYTGEISAAMLAKLGCTYVVVGHSERRDYHSETDELVAAKAAACHKHGLTPIVCVGEKLEVREAGDHVDFVVNQLKGSLAGLTRDQLASTVIAYEPVWAIGTGKTASAADAQEVCAAIRSALADLADDATAEQMRVLYGGSVNAGTIGELLEQSDVDGGLVGGASLKPDEFAQLSAIAAGGPLP; from the coding sequence ATGGCACGCACCCCGCTCATCGCCGGCAACTGGAAGATGAACCTCAACCACCTCGAGGCCATCGCACTCGTGCAGAAGGTCGCCTTCGCACTCCCGGACAAGTACCTGGAGAAGGTGGACGTGGCCTTCATCGCCCCGTTCACGGACATCCGCGGTGTCCAGATCGTCATCGAGGGCGACAAGCTCGGTTTCGCCTACGGCGCCCAGGACGTCTCCGTCCACGAGTCCGGTGCCTACACCGGCGAGATCTCGGCGGCGATGCTGGCCAAGCTCGGCTGCACCTATGTCGTCGTGGGCCATTCCGAGCGGCGGGACTACCACTCGGAGACCGACGAGCTCGTGGCCGCCAAGGCCGCCGCCTGCCACAAGCACGGGTTGACGCCGATCGTCTGCGTCGGTGAGAAGCTTGAGGTGCGCGAGGCCGGGGACCACGTCGACTTCGTCGTGAACCAGCTCAAGGGTTCCCTGGCGGGTCTGACCAGGGACCAGCTGGCCTCGACCGTGATCGCCTACGAGCCCGTGTGGGCGATCGGGACCGGCAAGACCGCCTCCGCGGCCGACGCCCAGGAGGTCTGTGCCGCCATCCGTTCGGCGCTCGCCGATCTCGCGGACGACGCGACCGCCGAGCAGATGCGGGTCCTGTACGGCGGCAGCGTCAACGCCGGCACCATCGGCGAACTACTCGAGCAGTCCGACGTCGACGGCGGTCTG